One window from the genome of Alosa alosa isolate M-15738 ecotype Scorff River chromosome 15, AALO_Geno_1.1, whole genome shotgun sequence encodes:
- the LOC125308722 gene encoding uncharacterized protein LOC125308722 isoform X1, which yields MEITFKVVKFMLLSGPWWMSDQITLASPFPLCEWNFPQKPGENTTNHRLRVNCSGLRLGSVPSGLPSQMKALDLSYNNITEIKWFDFTHDLCRVTQLILSHNSLGKIDGGALSSLLGLKELNLSSNTLAVVTEEMFQGLRDLKVLDLRHNQLHWIHKMAFNDLANLKVLWLQNNNLRTVPDAVNLLSGLNTLSLGTNQLYQLLTGDLNRCTDLKTLQLEDNEISILAAGTFQNHENLRTVDLSSNRLEELHDTMVTFFWERGVNLHLHGNPLRCGCGSGQAGEGPAWLTDTVLCQGIGTLRREIAPLRVHKTVTLTGAPGQSLMIPCRDKYHGGMIKYWKTPVGWLTSRNSCHSYSGMKCHCNGSLTIVNISCRHSGLYYCFKEDSHERVLFPYRVLALGTCQNPMPKSRLPRELTVDSQDTVSHSHFVAAVTSSVLVTFLGGFALGAFSRSHVITCLQKTKSRLRLKRGERRRTSGDNTDQISMETSPSGFTSFGDGDAPITTPSPPAKAPRSFRSKREQPEDSTPPKGCDNVVDSNSAIPVSVDQETPETDLQQEPPETDLQQGDPETGSNSVIPANTDQEPTETDLQPEPPETDLQQEPPETDLQQGDPETGSNSVIPANADQEPTETDLQPKAPVAPRPTARRSRVIKLYNYNEDGEHYSHIRDPEGEDIDRVPQPKQRTRSLIRLNAIMSSVETPALSTNTGPQVQSDQESELAHSSEEEGSISDRQHIQ from the exons ATGGAGATaacctttaaag tggTGAAGTTCATGTTACTCTCTGGGCCTTGGTGGATGAGTGACCAAATTACACTGGCCAGTCCATTCCCC CtctgtgaatggaactttccaCAAAAACCTGGTGAGAACACAACCAACCACAGGCTGCGAGTAAACTGCTCAGGACTGAGACTTGGGTCTGTGCCCTCTGGTCTGCCCTCTCAGATGAAAGCCCTGGATCTGAGTTATAATAACATCACTGAAATCAAGTGGTTTGACTTCACACACGACTTATGTCGTGTCACCCAGCTCATCCTTAGTCACAATTCCCTTGGAAAGATTGATGGTGGGGCTTTGTCCAGCCTGCTTGGATTGAAGGAGCTGAATCTCAGTAGTAACACACTTGCTGTTGTGACTGAGGAGATGTTTCAGGGGCTAAGGGACCTCAAAGTGCTTGATTTGAGACATAACCAGCTACACTGGATCCATAAAATGGCATTTAATGACCTGGCAAACTTGAAGGTCTTATGGCTTCAGAACAACAACCTTCGTACTGTTCCAGATG CTGTTAACTTACTATCTGGGTTAAACACGTTGTCACTGGGAACAAATCAGCTTTATCAGCTGCTGACTGGAGATCTCAATCGTTGCACAGACCTAAAGACACTGCAACTGGAGGACAATGAGATATCCATTTTGGCGGCTGGAACATTTCAAAACCATGAAAATCTGAGG ACTGTTGATTTAAGTTCTAACCGTCTGGAGGAGCTCCATGACACCATGGTTACGTTTTTCTGGGAGCGGGGAGTCAACCTGCATCTCCATGGCAACCCTCTGAGGTGCGGCTGTGGATCTGGGCAGGCGGGTGAGGGTCCTGCATGGCTGACTGACACCGTGCTGTGTCAGGGCATCGGAACCCTGCGGAGGGAAATAGCACCTCTGAGGGTCCATAAAACGGTCACACTTACTGGGGCTCCAGGGCAATCTCTGATGATTCCGTGCAGGGACAAGTATCATGGAG GAATGATTAAGTATTGGAAGACTCCTGTTGGATGGCTGACGAGCAGAAACTCCTGCCACAGCTACAGTGGCATGAAATGCCACTGCAATGGAAGTCTGACTATAGTGAACATTAGCTGCCGCCACAGTGGCCTTTATTACTGTTTCAAAGAGGACAGTCATGAGAGAGTCCTGTTCCCATACAGAGTTCTAGCACTGGGTACCTGTCAGAATCCCATGCCTAAATCAAGGCTACCCAGAGAACTGACGGTTGATTCACAAGACACAGTTTCTCACAGTCACTTTGTAGCTGCTGTGACGTCATCTGTGTTGGTGACCTTTCTTGGAGGGTTTGCCCTTGGTGCATTTAGCAGGTCCCATGTCATTACTTGCCTGCAGAAAACAAAGTCACGTTTACGTCTTAAAAGAGGCGAGAGACGCAGAACCTCAGGGGACAACACTGACCAAATCTCCATGGAAACAAGCCCCTCTGGATTCACCAGCTTTGGGGATGGTGATGCCCCTATCACAACACCCTCTCCCCCTGCCAAGGCTCCGCGGAGCTTCCGTTCAAAGCGGGAGCAGCCAGAGGACAGCACACCCCCGAAGGGCTGTGACAACGTAGTTGACTCCAACAGTGCAATTCCAGTTAGCGTAGACCAGGAAACTCCTGAGACTGATCTCCAACAGGAACCTCCCGAGACTGATCTCCAACAGGGGGACCCAGAGACTGGCTCCAACAGTGTAATTCCAGCCaacacagaccaggaacctacAGAGACTGATCTCCAACCAGAACCTCCAGAGACTGATCTCCAACAGGAACCTCCCGAGACTGATCTCCAACAGGGGGACCCAGAGACTGGCTCCAACAGTGTAATTCCAGCCAACGCAGACCAGGAACCTACAGAGACTGATCTCCAGCCGAAGGCCCCAGTGGCACCAAGGCCGACAGCGAGACGGAGCAGAGTGATCAAGCTCTACAACTATAACGAAGATGGCGAACATTACAGTCACATCAGAGACCCAGAGGGGGAGGACATTGACAGAGTGCCCCAGCCAAAGCAAAGGACAAGGTCCCTGATCCGCCTAAACGCCATCATGAGCTCTGTGGAGACACCAGCCctcagcacaaacacaggccCACAGGTGCAGTCAGACCAGGAGTCCGAACTTGCCCACTCAAGTGAGGAGGAGGGATCCATTAGTGACAGGCAGCACATTCAATAG
- the LOC125308722 gene encoding uncharacterized protein LOC125308722 isoform X2 produces MKALDLSYNNITEIKWFDFTHDLCRVTQLILSHNSLGKIDGGALSSLLGLKELNLSSNTLAVVTEEMFQGLRDLKVLDLRHNQLHWIHKMAFNDLANLKVLWLQNNNLRTVPDAVNLLSGLNTLSLGTNQLYQLLTGDLNRCTDLKTLQLEDNEISILAAGTFQNHENLRTVDLSSNRLEELHDTMVTFFWERGVNLHLHGNPLRCGCGSGQAGEGPAWLTDTVLCQGIGTLRREIAPLRVHKTVTLTGAPGQSLMIPCRDKYHGGMIKYWKTPVGWLTSRNSCHSYSGMKCHCNGSLTIVNISCRHSGLYYCFKEDSHERVLFPYRVLALGTCQNPMPKSRLPRELTVDSQDTVSHSHFVAAVTSSVLVTFLGGFALGAFSRSHVITCLQKTKSRLRLKRGERRRTSGDNTDQISMETSPSGFTSFGDGDAPITTPSPPAKAPRSFRSKREQPEDSTPPKGCDNVVDSNSAIPVSVDQETPETDLQQEPPETDLQQGDPETGSNSVIPANTDQEPTETDLQPEPPETDLQQEPPETDLQQGDPETGSNSVIPANADQEPTETDLQPKAPVAPRPTARRSRVIKLYNYNEDGEHYSHIRDPEGEDIDRVPQPKQRTRSLIRLNAIMSSVETPALSTNTGPQVQSDQESELAHSSEEEGSISDRQHIQ; encoded by the exons ATGAAAGCCCTGGATCTGAGTTATAATAACATCACTGAAATCAAGTGGTTTGACTTCACACACGACTTATGTCGTGTCACCCAGCTCATCCTTAGTCACAATTCCCTTGGAAAGATTGATGGTGGGGCTTTGTCCAGCCTGCTTGGATTGAAGGAGCTGAATCTCAGTAGTAACACACTTGCTGTTGTGACTGAGGAGATGTTTCAGGGGCTAAGGGACCTCAAAGTGCTTGATTTGAGACATAACCAGCTACACTGGATCCATAAAATGGCATTTAATGACCTGGCAAACTTGAAGGTCTTATGGCTTCAGAACAACAACCTTCGTACTGTTCCAGATG CTGTTAACTTACTATCTGGGTTAAACACGTTGTCACTGGGAACAAATCAGCTTTATCAGCTGCTGACTGGAGATCTCAATCGTTGCACAGACCTAAAGACACTGCAACTGGAGGACAATGAGATATCCATTTTGGCGGCTGGAACATTTCAAAACCATGAAAATCTGAGG ACTGTTGATTTAAGTTCTAACCGTCTGGAGGAGCTCCATGACACCATGGTTACGTTTTTCTGGGAGCGGGGAGTCAACCTGCATCTCCATGGCAACCCTCTGAGGTGCGGCTGTGGATCTGGGCAGGCGGGTGAGGGTCCTGCATGGCTGACTGACACCGTGCTGTGTCAGGGCATCGGAACCCTGCGGAGGGAAATAGCACCTCTGAGGGTCCATAAAACGGTCACACTTACTGGGGCTCCAGGGCAATCTCTGATGATTCCGTGCAGGGACAAGTATCATGGAG GAATGATTAAGTATTGGAAGACTCCTGTTGGATGGCTGACGAGCAGAAACTCCTGCCACAGCTACAGTGGCATGAAATGCCACTGCAATGGAAGTCTGACTATAGTGAACATTAGCTGCCGCCACAGTGGCCTTTATTACTGTTTCAAAGAGGACAGTCATGAGAGAGTCCTGTTCCCATACAGAGTTCTAGCACTGGGTACCTGTCAGAATCCCATGCCTAAATCAAGGCTACCCAGAGAACTGACGGTTGATTCACAAGACACAGTTTCTCACAGTCACTTTGTAGCTGCTGTGACGTCATCTGTGTTGGTGACCTTTCTTGGAGGGTTTGCCCTTGGTGCATTTAGCAGGTCCCATGTCATTACTTGCCTGCAGAAAACAAAGTCACGTTTACGTCTTAAAAGAGGCGAGAGACGCAGAACCTCAGGGGACAACACTGACCAAATCTCCATGGAAACAAGCCCCTCTGGATTCACCAGCTTTGGGGATGGTGATGCCCCTATCACAACACCCTCTCCCCCTGCCAAGGCTCCGCGGAGCTTCCGTTCAAAGCGGGAGCAGCCAGAGGACAGCACACCCCCGAAGGGCTGTGACAACGTAGTTGACTCCAACAGTGCAATTCCAGTTAGCGTAGACCAGGAAACTCCTGAGACTGATCTCCAACAGGAACCTCCCGAGACTGATCTCCAACAGGGGGACCCAGAGACTGGCTCCAACAGTGTAATTCCAGCCaacacagaccaggaacctacAGAGACTGATCTCCAACCAGAACCTCCAGAGACTGATCTCCAACAGGAACCTCCCGAGACTGATCTCCAACAGGGGGACCCAGAGACTGGCTCCAACAGTGTAATTCCAGCCAACGCAGACCAGGAACCTACAGAGACTGATCTCCAGCCGAAGGCCCCAGTGGCACCAAGGCCGACAGCGAGACGGAGCAGAGTGATCAAGCTCTACAACTATAACGAAGATGGCGAACATTACAGTCACATCAGAGACCCAGAGGGGGAGGACATTGACAGAGTGCCCCAGCCAAAGCAAAGGACAAGGTCCCTGATCCGCCTAAACGCCATCATGAGCTCTGTGGAGACACCAGCCctcagcacaaacacaggccCACAGGTGCAGTCAGACCAGGAGTCCGAACTTGCCCACTCAAGTGAGGAGGAGGGATCCATTAGTGACAGGCAGCACATTCAATAG